One Pyxicephalus adspersus chromosome 3, UCB_Pads_2.0, whole genome shotgun sequence genomic window carries:
- the LOC140327686 gene encoding cytochrome P450 2J6-like — MLTISELFFLFLGSLLMIKYLKVIWISRSLPPGPIPFPLIGNLWALKFKLHPQTLTQLSSLYGKIYTVWLGDDPLVVMNGWRAVKDGIVSHSEELSGRPVATFLKDLLGGGGILMSNGHVWKQQRRFGLMTLRNLGLGKRGLESRIQDEAQYMVESFRAQKGAPFEPFNIITATVSNVISAVVYGHRFSIDDAIYQELIKSNHGLLEGGGSAFSKLYDVFPWLMRHIPGPHKDAFAKMNYLRQYTAKEIQAHKENGTLEEPQDVIDYYLDQIEKSRAEADSTFHEENLISMAVDFFLAGTETTTTTLQWALLYMVAYPDIQQKVQEELDNVLDGSKLVCYEDRKRLPYTNAVIHEVQRYANIAAVGIPRTCVKEVNIHEYCLKKGTMVLANLDSVLFDPQYWKTPDQFNPNNFLDKDGNFVAN, encoded by the exons ATGTTGACTATTTCtgagctgttttttcttttcctggggTCTCTGCTTATGATCAAATATTTGAAAGTCATATGGATTTCAAGAAGTCTCCCCCCTGGGCCAATTCCATTCCCTTTAATAGGAAATTTGTGGGCATTGAAATTCAAGCTTCATCCACAGACACTAACACAA CTCTCGAGCCTTTATGGGAAGATCTATACTGTGTGGCTTGGTGATGATCCACTTGTGGTCATGAATGGCTGGAGAGCAGTGAAAGATGGTATTGTCTCCCATTCTGAGGAGCTGTCTGGGCGTCCTGTAGCCACATTTCTAAAGGATCTTTTAGGTGGAGGAG gtATTTTGATGTCCAATGGACATGTTTGGAAACAACAGAGACGTTTTGGACTGATGACCCTGAGGAATTTGGGACTTGGGAAACGTGGACTAGAGTCAAGGATACAAGATGAAGCTCAATACATGGTAGAATCTTTTAGAGCTCAAAAAG GAGCCCCATTTGAaccctttaatattattactgcTACTGTTTCAAATGTAATATCTGCTGTGGTTTATGGACATCGATTCTCCATTGATGATGCTATATATCAAGAACTCATCAAAAGCAATCATGGTCTTCTGGAGGGTGGTGGCTCGGCATTCTCAAAG ttgtaTGATGTTTTTCCATGGCTAATGAGACATATCCCAGGTCCACACAAGGATGCTTTTGCAAAAATGAATTATCTAAGACAGTATACAGCAAAGGAAATCCAGGCCCATAAGGAGAATGGAACATTGGAGGAACCTCAGGATGTCATTGACTATTATCTGGACCAGAttgaaaaa AGCAGAGCAGAAGCAGATTCTACATTTCATGAAGAAAATCTGATTTCAATGGccgtagatttttttttagctggaacAGAAACTACAACCACCACCCTGCAATGGGCTCTGCTTTACATGGTGGCTTATCCTGATATACAGC AGAAAGTGCAAGAGGAGCTGGATAATGTTCTGGATGGATCCAAACTGGTCTGCTATGAAGACCGGAAGAGACTTCCATACACCAATGCTGTAATCCATGAGGTCCAGCGTTATGCCAACATTGCAGCTGTTGGCATTCCACGAACATGCGTTAAAGAAGTTAATATCCATGAATACTGCCTAAAGAAG GGTACAATGGTACTGGCCAATCTGGACTCTGTGCTTTTCGATCCCCAGTACTGGAAGACACCTGACCAATTTAACCCCAACAACTTCTTGGACAAAGATGGAAATTTTGTAGCAAATTAG